A genomic region of Seriola aureovittata isolate HTS-2021-v1 ecotype China chromosome 21, ASM2101889v1, whole genome shotgun sequence contains the following coding sequences:
- the LOC130162128 gene encoding myosin-16 isoform X1, translating to MREREELRRAIEQSDRLRSRIRELEEQNSELHQEKDEVSSKYRAEQESAQASEQRCVQLEKVRRELERQLSGLSDRLEEEEACSAQLVLHRDSLEAECSSLRRDLDELDGALTAAEQEKRSSDSEVRQLSEQLLQKDEAVQKLQKEKEHLVELSQQAIEDLQSEEEKVNLLTKEKTKLQMQAEDLEYQLERLQRGELEKSRRRLESDSRSTQESLGEMEKMRSGLEDLLKRKDLEISSASSKLEAEEALNTGLQRKSKEQQARIEELEEELEAERAMRAKVEKQRADLTRELDDLTDRLEEAGGVTASQMEVNKKREAELQRLRRDLEESTVQSDALAASLRKRHNDATAELSEQCEALQRARAKLEKEKQNLRMEVDELAASLDSLQKVKMSSDGQMKKLEEQLSEANRRGDDLQRTLTDLSLAKNRLTADNADVSRQMEEAETRASQLTRSKTLLQTQLEDLKKQLDEEVKCKQAVSSSLGSVRQECEVLKEQLEEEQESKQELQRLVSKLNSEVTHWKTKHESDGIQHADELEETKKKLATRLQEAEEAVEATQAKCSSLEKTKQRLQGEVEELCMDLEKASGCGQALDKKQRVLEKQLGDWKQKCEELVAEVEGCQKESRQHASELFKLKTAHEESLEQLEALRRENKAYQEEVADLTDQLSDGGKSVHELQKAKKKIEMEKEELQASLEESEAALEVEETKVLRLQLELSQAKGDVERRLQEKEEETEAARKSHQRALESLQASLDVEVKGRGEGLKLKKKLEADINELELQVDLLTKSNAELGKSGKKMQQQIKELQAQLEEEVRSHEECREEQAAVERRCGLLVSEGEETRAALESTERVRKTLEAELQDANEKYGDLNNQFQSALSGRRKLEVDLQTLQQEHEELQGELRGITDKAKKASCELARVGEELRLEQEHTLHLERVKKGLEAQIKDMSGRLDEAEQMALKGGKKIIQKLEGKVKELELELDSEQKRHAETVKTLRKNERRLKELLFQSEEDQKNQQRMQELVERLQNKMRAYKRQVEEAEEQANMNLAKYRKTVHELDDAEERADIAESALTKIRTKNRGSFGKGYSSGYSTPYPGLVRSPSSAGSEGRGEKILNDDNESVSSLIPAYLNSLKKLMID from the exons gagcaggagagcGCCCAGGCGTCCGAACAGCGCTGCGTCCAGCTGGAGAAGGTCCGGCGCGAGTTGGAGCGGCAGCTGTCGGGTCTGTCGGAccgtctggaggaggaggaggcgtgcTCGGCCCAGCTGGTCCTGCACAGGGACAGTCTGGAGGCCGAGTGCAGCAGCCTCAGGCGAGACCTGGATGAACTGGATGGCGCCCTGACCGCGGCTGAGCAGGAGAAACGG tcgtCAGACAGTGAGGTGAGGCAACTGTCGGAGCAGCTGCTTCAGAAAGACGAGGCGGTGCAGAAGCTGCAGAAGGAGAAGGAACATCTGGTGGAGCTGAGCCAG CAGGCCATCGAGGACCTGCAGAgcgaggaggagaaggtgaacCTCCTGACCAAGGAGAAAACCAAGCTACAGATGCAGGCTGAGGAT TTGGAGTACCAGCTGGAGCGCCTTCAGCGCGGCGAGCTggagaagagcaggaggaggctgGAGAGTGACAGCAGATCTACTCAGGAGAGTCTGGGGGAGATGGAGAAGATGAGGAGCGGTCTGGAAGACCTCCTCAAAAG GAAGGATCTGGAGATCAGCAGCGCCAGCTCCAAGCTAGAAGCAGAGGAGGCTCTCAACACTGGACTGCAGAGGAAGAGCAAGGAGCAACAG gctCGCAtcgaggagctggaggaggagctggaggcagaGCGGGCCATGAGAGCCAAG gtGGAGAAGCAGAGAGCGGATCTGACCAGAGAGCTGGACGATCTCACCGACCGActggaggaagcaggaggagtCACCGCCTCACAG ATGGAGGTGAACAAGAAGCGAGAGGCCGAGCTGCAGCGTCTGAGGAGGGACCTGGAGGAGTCCACGGTCCAGTCCGACGCCCTGGCCGCGTCTCTGAGGAAGCGGCACAACGACGCCACGGCGGAGCTGAGCGAGCAGTGCGAGGCTCTGCAGCGGGCCAGAGCCaagctggagaaggagaagcagAACCTGAGGATGGAGGTGGACGAGCTGGCGGCGTCGCTGGACAGTCTGCAGAAAGTGAAG ATGTCCTCAGACGGTCAGAtgaagaagctggaggagcagctgtcGGAGGCcaacaggagaggagacgacCTGCAGAGGACGCTCACTGACCTCAGCCTGGCCAAGAACAGACTCACAG CTGATAACGCAGACGTGAGTCGACAGATGGAGGAGGCGGAGACCAGAGCCAGTCAGCTGACGCGCTCCAAAACTCTGCTCCAAACCCAACTGGAGGATCTGAAGAAGCAGCTGGACGAGGAGGTCAAG TGTAAACAGGCGGTCAGCAGCAGCCTGGGCTCAGTGCGGCAGGAGTGCGAGGTTCTGAAGGAGCAGcttgaggaggagcaggagagcaAGCAGGAGCTGCAGCGCCTCGTCTCCAAGCTCAACAGCGAGGTGACGCACTGGAAGACCAAACACGAGTCTGACGGCATCCAGCACGCCGACGAGCTGGAGGAAACCAA gaaGAAGCTGGCGACCAGGCTGCAGGAGGCCGAGGAGGCGGTGGAGGCCACCCAGGCCAAATGTTCCTCACTAGAGAAAACCAAACAGAGGCTgcagggggaggtggaggagctgtgCATGGACCTGGAGAAG GCCAGCGGCTGCGGTCAGGCTCTGGATAAGAAGCAGCGGGTCCTGGAGAAGCAGCTCGGAGACTGGAAGCAGAAGTGTGAGGAGCTGGTGGCCGAGGTGGAGGGCTGCCAGAAGGAGAGCAGGCAACACGCCAGCGAGCTCTTCAAACTCAAGACGGCACACGAGGAGTctctggagcagctggaggctcTGCGCAGGGAGAACAAGGCTTACCAGG AGGAAGTAGCCGACCTCACAGATCAGCTGTCAGACGGAGGGAAGAGCGTCCACGAGCTTCAGAAGGCGAAGAAGAAGATTgagatggagaaggaggagctgcaggcGTCACTGGAGGAATCTGAGGCGGCTCTGGAG GTGGAGGAGACCAAGgtgctgaggctgcagctggagctgtCTCAGGCTAAAGGAGACGTGGAGCGACggctgcaggagaaggaggaggagactgaagCTGCGAG gAAAAGCCACCAGAGGGCGCTGGAGTCCCTGCAGGCCAGTCTGGACGTGGAGGTGAAAGGCAGAGGGGAGGGactgaagctgaagaagaagctggaggcCGACATCAACgagctggagctgcaggtgGATCTGCTCACCAAGAGCAACGCCGAGCTCGGCAAGAGCGGCAAGaagatgcagcagcagatcaAG GAGCTGCAggctcagctggaggaggaggtgcggAGCCACGAGGAGTGCAGGGAGGAGCAGGCGGCTGTGGAGCGACGCTGCGGCCTGTTGGTCAGCGAAGGGGAGGAGACTCGTGCGGCCCTGGAGAGCACGGAGAGGGTTCGCAAGACCCTGGAGGCGGAGCTGCAGGACGCCAACGAGAAATACGGTGACCTCAACAACCAG TTCCAGTCGGCTCTGAGCGggaggaggaagctggaggTGGATCTCCAGACTCTGCAGCAGGAGCacgaggagctgcagggagagcTGAGAGGAATCACAGACAAGGCCAAGAAGGCCAGCTgtgag TTGGCCCGGGTGGGGGAGGAGCTGCGTCTGGAGCAGGAGCACACGCTGCACCTGGAGAGGGTGAAGAAAGGTCTGGAGGCTCAGATCAAGGACATGAGCGGGAGGCTGGACGAGGCCGAGCAGATGGCTCtgaagggagggaagaagatCATCCAGAAGCTGGAGGGAAAG gtgaaggagctggagctggagctggactCGGAGCAGAAGCGTCACGCCGAGACGGTGAAGACTCTGAGGAAGAACGAGCGTCggctgaaggagctgctgtTCCAGTCGGAGGAGGACCAGAAGAACCAGCAGAGGAtgcaggagctggtggagaggcTGCAGAACAAGATGAGGGCCTACAAGAGACAAGTGGAGGAGGCC gAGGAACAAGCCAACATGAACCTGGCCAAGTACAGGAAGACGGTCCATGAGCTGGATGATGCAGAGGAGCGGGCGGACATCGCTGAGTCAGCGCTCACCAAGATCAGGACCAAGAACAGAGGCAGCTTCGGCAAAGGATACTCCTCT GGTTACAGCACGCCGTACCCGGGCCTGGTCCGGTCACCCAGCTCCGCGGGCTCAGagggcagaggagagaagatCCTCAACGACGACAACGAGTCGGTGAGCTCGCTCATCCCGGCATATCTCAACTCGCTGAAGAAGCTGATGATCGATTAG
- the LOC130162128 gene encoding myosin-16 isoform X3, producing MKMTKEQESAQASEQRCVQLEKVRRELERQLSGLSDRLEEEEACSAQLVLHRDSLEAECSSLRRDLDELDGALTAAEQEKRSSDSEVRQLSEQLLQKDEAVQKLQKEKEHLVELSQQAIEDLQSEEEKVNLLTKEKTKLQMQAEDLEYQLERLQRGELEKSRRRLESDSRSTQESLGEMEKMRSGLEDLLKRKDLEISSASSKLEAEEALNTGLQRKSKEQQARIEELEEELEAERAMRAKVEKQRADLTRELDDLTDRLEEAGGVTASQMEVNKKREAELQRLRRDLEESTVQSDALAASLRKRHNDATAELSEQCEALQRARAKLEKEKQNLRMEVDELAASLDSLQKVKMSSDGQMKKLEEQLSEANRRGDDLQRTLTDLSLAKNRLTADNADVSRQMEEAETRASQLTRSKTLLQTQLEDLKKQLDEEVKCKQAVSSSLGSVRQECEVLKEQLEEEQESKQELQRLVSKLNSEVTHWKTKHESDGIQHADELEETKKKLATRLQEAEEAVEATQAKCSSLEKTKQRLQGEVEELCMDLEKASGCGQALDKKQRVLEKQLGDWKQKCEELVAEVEGCQKESRQHASELFKLKTAHEESLEQLEALRRENKAYQEEVADLTDQLSDGGKSVHELQKAKKKIEMEKEELQASLEESEAALEVEETKVLRLQLELSQAKGDVERRLQEKEEETEAARKSHQRALESLQASLDVEVKGRGEGLKLKKKLEADINELELQVDLLTKSNAELGKSGKKMQQQIKELQAQLEEEVRSHEECREEQAAVERRCGLLVSEGEETRAALESTERVRKTLEAELQDANEKYGDLNNQFQSALSGRRKLEVDLQTLQQEHEELQGELRGITDKAKKASCELARVGEELRLEQEHTLHLERVKKGLEAQIKDMSGRLDEAEQMALKGGKKIIQKLEGKVKELELELDSEQKRHAETVKTLRKNERRLKELLFQSEEDQKNQQRMQELVERLQNKMRAYKRQVEEAEEQANMNLAKYRKTVHELDDAEERADIAESALTKIRTKNRGSFGKGYSSGYSTPYPGLVRSPSSAGSEGRGEKILNDDNESVSSLIPAYLNSLKKLMID from the exons gagcaggagagcGCCCAGGCGTCCGAACAGCGCTGCGTCCAGCTGGAGAAGGTCCGGCGCGAGTTGGAGCGGCAGCTGTCGGGTCTGTCGGAccgtctggaggaggaggaggcgtgcTCGGCCCAGCTGGTCCTGCACAGGGACAGTCTGGAGGCCGAGTGCAGCAGCCTCAGGCGAGACCTGGATGAACTGGATGGCGCCCTGACCGCGGCTGAGCAGGAGAAACGG tcgtCAGACAGTGAGGTGAGGCAACTGTCGGAGCAGCTGCTTCAGAAAGACGAGGCGGTGCAGAAGCTGCAGAAGGAGAAGGAACATCTGGTGGAGCTGAGCCAG CAGGCCATCGAGGACCTGCAGAgcgaggaggagaaggtgaacCTCCTGACCAAGGAGAAAACCAAGCTACAGATGCAGGCTGAGGAT TTGGAGTACCAGCTGGAGCGCCTTCAGCGCGGCGAGCTggagaagagcaggaggaggctgGAGAGTGACAGCAGATCTACTCAGGAGAGTCTGGGGGAGATGGAGAAGATGAGGAGCGGTCTGGAAGACCTCCTCAAAAG GAAGGATCTGGAGATCAGCAGCGCCAGCTCCAAGCTAGAAGCAGAGGAGGCTCTCAACACTGGACTGCAGAGGAAGAGCAAGGAGCAACAG gctCGCAtcgaggagctggaggaggagctggaggcagaGCGGGCCATGAGAGCCAAG gtGGAGAAGCAGAGAGCGGATCTGACCAGAGAGCTGGACGATCTCACCGACCGActggaggaagcaggaggagtCACCGCCTCACAG ATGGAGGTGAACAAGAAGCGAGAGGCCGAGCTGCAGCGTCTGAGGAGGGACCTGGAGGAGTCCACGGTCCAGTCCGACGCCCTGGCCGCGTCTCTGAGGAAGCGGCACAACGACGCCACGGCGGAGCTGAGCGAGCAGTGCGAGGCTCTGCAGCGGGCCAGAGCCaagctggagaaggagaagcagAACCTGAGGATGGAGGTGGACGAGCTGGCGGCGTCGCTGGACAGTCTGCAGAAAGTGAAG ATGTCCTCAGACGGTCAGAtgaagaagctggaggagcagctgtcGGAGGCcaacaggagaggagacgacCTGCAGAGGACGCTCACTGACCTCAGCCTGGCCAAGAACAGACTCACAG CTGATAACGCAGACGTGAGTCGACAGATGGAGGAGGCGGAGACCAGAGCCAGTCAGCTGACGCGCTCCAAAACTCTGCTCCAAACCCAACTGGAGGATCTGAAGAAGCAGCTGGACGAGGAGGTCAAG TGTAAACAGGCGGTCAGCAGCAGCCTGGGCTCAGTGCGGCAGGAGTGCGAGGTTCTGAAGGAGCAGcttgaggaggagcaggagagcaAGCAGGAGCTGCAGCGCCTCGTCTCCAAGCTCAACAGCGAGGTGACGCACTGGAAGACCAAACACGAGTCTGACGGCATCCAGCACGCCGACGAGCTGGAGGAAACCAA gaaGAAGCTGGCGACCAGGCTGCAGGAGGCCGAGGAGGCGGTGGAGGCCACCCAGGCCAAATGTTCCTCACTAGAGAAAACCAAACAGAGGCTgcagggggaggtggaggagctgtgCATGGACCTGGAGAAG GCCAGCGGCTGCGGTCAGGCTCTGGATAAGAAGCAGCGGGTCCTGGAGAAGCAGCTCGGAGACTGGAAGCAGAAGTGTGAGGAGCTGGTGGCCGAGGTGGAGGGCTGCCAGAAGGAGAGCAGGCAACACGCCAGCGAGCTCTTCAAACTCAAGACGGCACACGAGGAGTctctggagcagctggaggctcTGCGCAGGGAGAACAAGGCTTACCAGG AGGAAGTAGCCGACCTCACAGATCAGCTGTCAGACGGAGGGAAGAGCGTCCACGAGCTTCAGAAGGCGAAGAAGAAGATTgagatggagaaggaggagctgcaggcGTCACTGGAGGAATCTGAGGCGGCTCTGGAG GTGGAGGAGACCAAGgtgctgaggctgcagctggagctgtCTCAGGCTAAAGGAGACGTGGAGCGACggctgcaggagaaggaggaggagactgaagCTGCGAG gAAAAGCCACCAGAGGGCGCTGGAGTCCCTGCAGGCCAGTCTGGACGTGGAGGTGAAAGGCAGAGGGGAGGGactgaagctgaagaagaagctggaggcCGACATCAACgagctggagctgcaggtgGATCTGCTCACCAAGAGCAACGCCGAGCTCGGCAAGAGCGGCAAGaagatgcagcagcagatcaAG GAGCTGCAggctcagctggaggaggaggtgcggAGCCACGAGGAGTGCAGGGAGGAGCAGGCGGCTGTGGAGCGACGCTGCGGCCTGTTGGTCAGCGAAGGGGAGGAGACTCGTGCGGCCCTGGAGAGCACGGAGAGGGTTCGCAAGACCCTGGAGGCGGAGCTGCAGGACGCCAACGAGAAATACGGTGACCTCAACAACCAG TTCCAGTCGGCTCTGAGCGggaggaggaagctggaggTGGATCTCCAGACTCTGCAGCAGGAGCacgaggagctgcagggagagcTGAGAGGAATCACAGACAAGGCCAAGAAGGCCAGCTgtgag TTGGCCCGGGTGGGGGAGGAGCTGCGTCTGGAGCAGGAGCACACGCTGCACCTGGAGAGGGTGAAGAAAGGTCTGGAGGCTCAGATCAAGGACATGAGCGGGAGGCTGGACGAGGCCGAGCAGATGGCTCtgaagggagggaagaagatCATCCAGAAGCTGGAGGGAAAG gtgaaggagctggagctggagctggactCGGAGCAGAAGCGTCACGCCGAGACGGTGAAGACTCTGAGGAAGAACGAGCGTCggctgaaggagctgctgtTCCAGTCGGAGGAGGACCAGAAGAACCAGCAGAGGAtgcaggagctggtggagaggcTGCAGAACAAGATGAGGGCCTACAAGAGACAAGTGGAGGAGGCC gAGGAACAAGCCAACATGAACCTGGCCAAGTACAGGAAGACGGTCCATGAGCTGGATGATGCAGAGGAGCGGGCGGACATCGCTGAGTCAGCGCTCACCAAGATCAGGACCAAGAACAGAGGCAGCTTCGGCAAAGGATACTCCTCT GGTTACAGCACGCCGTACCCGGGCCTGGTCCGGTCACCCAGCTCCGCGGGCTCAGagggcagaggagagaagatCCTCAACGACGACAACGAGTCGGTGAGCTCGCTCATCCCGGCATATCTCAACTCGCTGAAGAAGCTGATGATCGATTAG
- the LOC130162128 gene encoding myosin-16 isoform X2, with translation MEKRVCVIQTDFHQYRPTIALHSRPLAHEQESAQASEQRCVQLEKVRRELERQLSGLSDRLEEEEACSAQLVLHRDSLEAECSSLRRDLDELDGALTAAEQEKRSSDSEVRQLSEQLLQKDEAVQKLQKEKEHLVELSQQAIEDLQSEEEKVNLLTKEKTKLQMQAEDLEYQLERLQRGELEKSRRRLESDSRSTQESLGEMEKMRSGLEDLLKRKDLEISSASSKLEAEEALNTGLQRKSKEQQARIEELEEELEAERAMRAKVEKQRADLTRELDDLTDRLEEAGGVTASQMEVNKKREAELQRLRRDLEESTVQSDALAASLRKRHNDATAELSEQCEALQRARAKLEKEKQNLRMEVDELAASLDSLQKVKMSSDGQMKKLEEQLSEANRRGDDLQRTLTDLSLAKNRLTADNADVSRQMEEAETRASQLTRSKTLLQTQLEDLKKQLDEEVKCKQAVSSSLGSVRQECEVLKEQLEEEQESKQELQRLVSKLNSEVTHWKTKHESDGIQHADELEETKKKLATRLQEAEEAVEATQAKCSSLEKTKQRLQGEVEELCMDLEKASGCGQALDKKQRVLEKQLGDWKQKCEELVAEVEGCQKESRQHASELFKLKTAHEESLEQLEALRRENKAYQEEVADLTDQLSDGGKSVHELQKAKKKIEMEKEELQASLEESEAALEVEETKVLRLQLELSQAKGDVERRLQEKEEETEAARKSHQRALESLQASLDVEVKGRGEGLKLKKKLEADINELELQVDLLTKSNAELGKSGKKMQQQIKELQAQLEEEVRSHEECREEQAAVERRCGLLVSEGEETRAALESTERVRKTLEAELQDANEKYGDLNNQFQSALSGRRKLEVDLQTLQQEHEELQGELRGITDKAKKASCELARVGEELRLEQEHTLHLERVKKGLEAQIKDMSGRLDEAEQMALKGGKKIIQKLEGKVKELELELDSEQKRHAETVKTLRKNERRLKELLFQSEEDQKNQQRMQELVERLQNKMRAYKRQVEEAEEQANMNLAKYRKTVHELDDAEERADIAESALTKIRTKNRGSFGKGYSSGYSTPYPGLVRSPSSAGSEGRGEKILNDDNESVSSLIPAYLNSLKKLMID, from the exons gagcaggagagcGCCCAGGCGTCCGAACAGCGCTGCGTCCAGCTGGAGAAGGTCCGGCGCGAGTTGGAGCGGCAGCTGTCGGGTCTGTCGGAccgtctggaggaggaggaggcgtgcTCGGCCCAGCTGGTCCTGCACAGGGACAGTCTGGAGGCCGAGTGCAGCAGCCTCAGGCGAGACCTGGATGAACTGGATGGCGCCCTGACCGCGGCTGAGCAGGAGAAACGG tcgtCAGACAGTGAGGTGAGGCAACTGTCGGAGCAGCTGCTTCAGAAAGACGAGGCGGTGCAGAAGCTGCAGAAGGAGAAGGAACATCTGGTGGAGCTGAGCCAG CAGGCCATCGAGGACCTGCAGAgcgaggaggagaaggtgaacCTCCTGACCAAGGAGAAAACCAAGCTACAGATGCAGGCTGAGGAT TTGGAGTACCAGCTGGAGCGCCTTCAGCGCGGCGAGCTggagaagagcaggaggaggctgGAGAGTGACAGCAGATCTACTCAGGAGAGTCTGGGGGAGATGGAGAAGATGAGGAGCGGTCTGGAAGACCTCCTCAAAAG GAAGGATCTGGAGATCAGCAGCGCCAGCTCCAAGCTAGAAGCAGAGGAGGCTCTCAACACTGGACTGCAGAGGAAGAGCAAGGAGCAACAG gctCGCAtcgaggagctggaggaggagctggaggcagaGCGGGCCATGAGAGCCAAG gtGGAGAAGCAGAGAGCGGATCTGACCAGAGAGCTGGACGATCTCACCGACCGActggaggaagcaggaggagtCACCGCCTCACAG ATGGAGGTGAACAAGAAGCGAGAGGCCGAGCTGCAGCGTCTGAGGAGGGACCTGGAGGAGTCCACGGTCCAGTCCGACGCCCTGGCCGCGTCTCTGAGGAAGCGGCACAACGACGCCACGGCGGAGCTGAGCGAGCAGTGCGAGGCTCTGCAGCGGGCCAGAGCCaagctggagaaggagaagcagAACCTGAGGATGGAGGTGGACGAGCTGGCGGCGTCGCTGGACAGTCTGCAGAAAGTGAAG ATGTCCTCAGACGGTCAGAtgaagaagctggaggagcagctgtcGGAGGCcaacaggagaggagacgacCTGCAGAGGACGCTCACTGACCTCAGCCTGGCCAAGAACAGACTCACAG CTGATAACGCAGACGTGAGTCGACAGATGGAGGAGGCGGAGACCAGAGCCAGTCAGCTGACGCGCTCCAAAACTCTGCTCCAAACCCAACTGGAGGATCTGAAGAAGCAGCTGGACGAGGAGGTCAAG TGTAAACAGGCGGTCAGCAGCAGCCTGGGCTCAGTGCGGCAGGAGTGCGAGGTTCTGAAGGAGCAGcttgaggaggagcaggagagcaAGCAGGAGCTGCAGCGCCTCGTCTCCAAGCTCAACAGCGAGGTGACGCACTGGAAGACCAAACACGAGTCTGACGGCATCCAGCACGCCGACGAGCTGGAGGAAACCAA gaaGAAGCTGGCGACCAGGCTGCAGGAGGCCGAGGAGGCGGTGGAGGCCACCCAGGCCAAATGTTCCTCACTAGAGAAAACCAAACAGAGGCTgcagggggaggtggaggagctgtgCATGGACCTGGAGAAG GCCAGCGGCTGCGGTCAGGCTCTGGATAAGAAGCAGCGGGTCCTGGAGAAGCAGCTCGGAGACTGGAAGCAGAAGTGTGAGGAGCTGGTGGCCGAGGTGGAGGGCTGCCAGAAGGAGAGCAGGCAACACGCCAGCGAGCTCTTCAAACTCAAGACGGCACACGAGGAGTctctggagcagctggaggctcTGCGCAGGGAGAACAAGGCTTACCAGG AGGAAGTAGCCGACCTCACAGATCAGCTGTCAGACGGAGGGAAGAGCGTCCACGAGCTTCAGAAGGCGAAGAAGAAGATTgagatggagaaggaggagctgcaggcGTCACTGGAGGAATCTGAGGCGGCTCTGGAG GTGGAGGAGACCAAGgtgctgaggctgcagctggagctgtCTCAGGCTAAAGGAGACGTGGAGCGACggctgcaggagaaggaggaggagactgaagCTGCGAG gAAAAGCCACCAGAGGGCGCTGGAGTCCCTGCAGGCCAGTCTGGACGTGGAGGTGAAAGGCAGAGGGGAGGGactgaagctgaagaagaagctggaggcCGACATCAACgagctggagctgcaggtgGATCTGCTCACCAAGAGCAACGCCGAGCTCGGCAAGAGCGGCAAGaagatgcagcagcagatcaAG GAGCTGCAggctcagctggaggaggaggtgcggAGCCACGAGGAGTGCAGGGAGGAGCAGGCGGCTGTGGAGCGACGCTGCGGCCTGTTGGTCAGCGAAGGGGAGGAGACTCGTGCGGCCCTGGAGAGCACGGAGAGGGTTCGCAAGACCCTGGAGGCGGAGCTGCAGGACGCCAACGAGAAATACGGTGACCTCAACAACCAG TTCCAGTCGGCTCTGAGCGggaggaggaagctggaggTGGATCTCCAGACTCTGCAGCAGGAGCacgaggagctgcagggagagcTGAGAGGAATCACAGACAAGGCCAAGAAGGCCAGCTgtgag TTGGCCCGGGTGGGGGAGGAGCTGCGTCTGGAGCAGGAGCACACGCTGCACCTGGAGAGGGTGAAGAAAGGTCTGGAGGCTCAGATCAAGGACATGAGCGGGAGGCTGGACGAGGCCGAGCAGATGGCTCtgaagggagggaagaagatCATCCAGAAGCTGGAGGGAAAG gtgaaggagctggagctggagctggactCGGAGCAGAAGCGTCACGCCGAGACGGTGAAGACTCTGAGGAAGAACGAGCGTCggctgaaggagctgctgtTCCAGTCGGAGGAGGACCAGAAGAACCAGCAGAGGAtgcaggagctggtggagaggcTGCAGAACAAGATGAGGGCCTACAAGAGACAAGTGGAGGAGGCC gAGGAACAAGCCAACATGAACCTGGCCAAGTACAGGAAGACGGTCCATGAGCTGGATGATGCAGAGGAGCGGGCGGACATCGCTGAGTCAGCGCTCACCAAGATCAGGACCAAGAACAGAGGCAGCTTCGGCAAAGGATACTCCTCT GGTTACAGCACGCCGTACCCGGGCCTGGTCCGGTCACCCAGCTCCGCGGGCTCAGagggcagaggagagaagatCCTCAACGACGACAACGAGTCGGTGAGCTCGCTCATCCCGGCATATCTCAACTCGCTGAAGAAGCTGATGATCGATTAG